One segment of Agromyces albus DNA contains the following:
- a CDS encoding urease accessory protein UreD gives MTSTRIAVTAGEPRAHVDLAVGALAPRLIWRDATRAHVAVAAAGMVLLGGDHVHIGIDVGPACTLEIEDVGGTVAYRGARSSWILEVRIGAGGTLLWRGLPFVVTDGAEVERRSSLTLESDARAVIRETLVLGRHGEWGGRLISALAVVDRGGPVLLERLDADGSAPEPGVLGHNRVLDAVIAVGFRPPTRPKDLDFDRPGGMARHLSDQTHSSPLDAVWDAWVAHAEERFLTPEPVVGR, from the coding sequence GTGACCTCGACGCGCATCGCGGTCACCGCGGGCGAGCCACGCGCACACGTGGACCTCGCGGTCGGCGCGCTCGCACCGCGCTTGATCTGGCGCGATGCCACGCGTGCGCACGTCGCCGTCGCCGCGGCCGGTATGGTGCTGCTCGGCGGCGACCACGTGCACATCGGGATCGACGTCGGTCCGGCGTGCACTCTCGAGATCGAGGATGTCGGGGGCACCGTCGCCTATCGCGGGGCGCGCTCGTCGTGGATCCTGGAAGTCCGGATCGGGGCTGGTGGGACACTGCTGTGGCGCGGCCTGCCGTTCGTCGTCACCGACGGGGCCGAGGTCGAACGCCGTAGCTCCCTCACCCTGGAGTCCGACGCGCGAGCGGTGATCCGCGAGACGCTCGTGCTCGGCAGGCACGGCGAGTGGGGCGGCCGGTTGATCTCGGCCCTCGCGGTGGTCGACAGAGGTGGACCGGTCCTCCTCGAGCGGCTGGATGCAGACGGCAGTGCGCCCGAGCCCGGGGTGCTCGGCCACAACCGGGTGCTCGATGCCGTGATAGCCGTCGGATTCCGCCCGCCCACACGCCCGAAAGACCTCGACTTCGATCGCCCAGGAGGGATGGCGCGCCACCTCTCCGACCAGACGCACAGCTCGCCTCTCGACGCGGTATGGGATGCGTGGGTCGCGCACGCGGAGGAGCGCTTTCTCACGCCTGAGCCGGTCGTCGGGCGGTGA
- the ureB gene encoding urease subunit beta: MASHSSHGPGAYRIQPGRIELNADRGEAERIRLVFVNTGDRPIQIGSHIHLPDVNGALEFDRVLAHGFRLDIPSGTSQRFEPGASRSLEAVALRGARRVPGIQIKIDGQELLHALG, translated from the coding sequence GTGGCATCCCATTCGTCGCATGGCCCTGGCGCCTACCGAATCCAACCGGGGCGCATCGAGCTCAACGCCGATCGCGGCGAGGCCGAGCGCATCCGGCTCGTGTTCGTGAACACGGGCGACCGTCCGATCCAGATCGGTTCTCACATCCACCTCCCTGACGTGAACGGAGCCCTCGAGTTCGACCGCGTCCTCGCACACGGGTTCCGCCTCGACATCCCCTCAGGGACGTCGCAGCGCTTCGAGCCAGGCGCGTCGCGTTCGCTCGAAGCCGTGGCACTCCGCGGGGCGCGCCGGGTTCCCGGCATCCAGATCAAGATCGACGGACAGGAGCTGCTCCATGCTCTGGGTTGA
- the urtA gene encoding urea ABC transporter substrate-binding protein translates to MNATRTRRARSLLAVPALAAAAALVLAGCGSRAGDSSEPTGSGAAASESCIDTTGDTIKLGFLNSLTGGMAISEQTVSNVLHMAADEINADGGILGKQIEYVQEDGATDWPTFAEKTEKLLTQDCVAAIFGGWTSSSRKAVKPVVEENNGLFFYPVQYEGLESSPNIYYTGATTNQQIIPAMDYLAAQGVKTLFLAGSDYVFPRTANAIIKLYAAELGIEIVGEEYVPLDKDDWTTQVSKIVAADPDFVFNTINGSSNVGFIKAYYDAGLTPETTPIISVSIAEEEAPAMGHEVTGNYASWNYFQSLETPNNPGFIERWQAYPDSSGVTSDPMEAAYISLYLYKALVEAAGSFDVDEINAAAEEGGITVDAPEGVVTLDGENHHISKPGNIGRINADNQFDIVWSSDGFIDPDPYLEGYDWFPADVRDALVAAAG, encoded by the coding sequence ATGAACGCGACACGAACTCGAAGGGCGCGCAGCCTGCTGGCCGTCCCCGCCCTCGCGGCGGCGGCGGCCCTCGTGCTCGCCGGCTGCGGTTCCCGCGCCGGCGACTCCTCGGAGCCGACCGGATCCGGCGCCGCGGCGTCCGAGAGCTGCATCGACACGACCGGCGACACGATCAAGCTCGGCTTCCTCAACTCCCTGACCGGTGGCATGGCGATCTCGGAGCAGACCGTCTCCAACGTTCTGCACATGGCCGCGGACGAGATCAACGCCGACGGCGGCATCCTCGGCAAGCAGATCGAGTACGTCCAGGAAGACGGCGCCACCGACTGGCCGACCTTCGCGGAGAAGACCGAGAAGCTGCTCACCCAGGACTGCGTCGCCGCGATCTTCGGCGGCTGGACCTCGTCGTCCCGCAAGGCGGTCAAGCCGGTCGTCGAAGAGAACAACGGCCTGTTCTTCTACCCGGTGCAGTACGAGGGCCTCGAGTCGTCGCCGAACATCTACTACACCGGTGCGACCACGAACCAGCAGATCATCCCCGCGATGGACTACCTTGCCGCGCAGGGCGTGAAGACACTGTTCCTGGCTGGCTCCGACTACGTGTTCCCGCGCACCGCGAACGCGATCATCAAGCTGTACGCCGCCGAACTCGGGATCGAGATCGTCGGCGAGGAGTACGTGCCCCTCGACAAGGATGACTGGACCACCCAGGTGTCGAAGATCGTCGCGGCGGACCCGGACTTCGTCTTCAACACGATCAACGGCTCGTCGAACGTCGGCTTCATCAAGGCGTACTACGACGCCGGTCTCACCCCGGAGACGACCCCGATCATCTCGGTGTCGATCGCCGAGGAGGAGGCGCCGGCCATGGGTCACGAGGTCACGGGCAACTACGCGTCGTGGAACTACTTCCAGTCGCTCGAGACCCCCAACAACCCGGGCTTCATCGAGCGCTGGCAGGCGTACCCCGACAGCAGCGGGGTGACTTCTGACCCGATGGAGGCCGCGTACATCTCGCTGTACCTCTACAAGGCTCTGGTCGAGGCGGCCGGTTCATTCGACGTCGACGAGATCAATGCCGCCGCTGAGGAAGGCGGGATCACCGTCGACGCGCCGGAGGGCGTCGTCACGCTCGACGGCGAGAACCACCACATCTCCAAGCCGGGCAACATCGGCAGGATCAACGCCGACAACCAATTCGACATCGTCTGGTCGTCCGACGGCTTCATCGATCCCGACCCGTACCTCGAAGGGTACGACTGGTTCCCCGCCGACGTCCGCGATGCTCTGGTAGCCGCCGCGGGCTGA
- a CDS encoding urease subunit gamma, translated as MHFTPAETEKLLLSVAAMVARDRLERGILLNHPETVALLSSWVIERAREGHGVAELMQEGRTVLRRDQVMPGVPEMLADVQVEATFPDGRKLVTVHHPID; from the coding sequence ATGCACTTCACTCCCGCCGAAACCGAGAAGCTCCTGCTGTCGGTCGCTGCGATGGTCGCGCGCGACCGGCTCGAACGGGGCATCCTGCTCAACCACCCCGAGACGGTCGCTCTGCTCTCGTCCTGGGTCATCGAACGGGCCAGGGAAGGACATGGCGTGGCCGAGCTGATGCAGGAGGGCCGCACCGTCCTCAGGCGTGATCAGGTGATGCCGGGCGTTCCGGAAATGCTCGCCGACGTACAGGTCGAGGCGACGTTTCCGGATGGTCGCAAGCTCGTCACCGTCCACCACCCGATCGACTGA
- a CDS encoding urease accessory protein UreF, which yields MDSAAHTVALLLADARLPSGGHAFSAGVEPAIQGGLARHDVGAFLQARARTTTLVDAATAVVARRAGLIGAPYGPIERAWAARTPSRAARTASTDLGRGLLRLAQRLWPQSPAIAALTAGDALSPPRPIVLGAVAAHTGLDAETLVRVAVYDDMAGGVAALLKLEPGDPLDGVRLVINACAAVDPLISQLAALDSPEAIPAASAPQAEAWTEDHAVTNRRLFRA from the coding sequence ATGGACTCTGCCGCGCACACCGTCGCTCTGCTGCTTGCCGACGCACGACTCCCCTCCGGCGGGCATGCGTTCTCTGCGGGTGTCGAGCCGGCCATCCAGGGCGGGCTCGCGCGACACGACGTCGGCGCGTTCCTTCAGGCCCGGGCGCGGACGACGACGCTCGTCGATGCGGCGACGGCGGTCGTGGCGCGGCGGGCCGGCCTGATCGGTGCGCCCTATGGACCCATCGAACGGGCGTGGGCAGCGCGCACCCCGAGTCGTGCGGCTCGTACCGCCTCGACAGACCTCGGCCGCGGACTTCTTCGACTCGCGCAGCGCCTCTGGCCGCAGTCTCCGGCGATCGCCGCCCTGACCGCCGGGGATGCACTATCGCCGCCCCGCCCCATCGTGCTGGGCGCGGTCGCCGCACACACGGGACTCGACGCCGAAACCCTCGTGCGCGTGGCCGTGTACGACGACATGGCCGGCGGGGTCGCGGCCCTTCTCAAGCTGGAACCCGGCGACCCCCTCGACGGCGTGCGACTCGTGATCAATGCATGCGCCGCGGTCGATCCCCTCATCTCGCAGCTCGCGGCACTCGACTCACCCGAGGCGATCCCTGCCGCGAGCGCCCCCCAAGCCGAAGCGTGGACCGAGGATCACGCCGTAACGAATAGGAGACTCTTCCGTGCCTGA
- the ureG gene encoding urease accessory protein UreG has product MPDSPLAPRALRLGVAGPVGTGKSSLIATVCRALAAELRLGVITNDIYTDEDARFLRSAGVLDPERIRAVETGACPHTAIRDDITTNLLAAEDLERDFAPLDVVLIESGGDNLTATFSPALVDAQIFVLDVAGGGDVARKGGPGIGRADLLVVNKTDLAPYVDVDVAQMVADAQAARDGRAVLALSRHDASSVAALRAWVITILASHRAGTHIAQDPGPMAPHFHADDEHPEGGFIHSHPEDAAHPSDHHHSRTHAGAGMNANE; this is encoded by the coding sequence GTGCCTGACTCCCCGCTCGCCCCCCGCGCGCTCCGGCTCGGCGTCGCTGGCCCCGTCGGCACCGGAAAATCGTCGCTCATCGCGACGGTGTGCCGGGCTCTTGCAGCCGAACTGCGCCTCGGCGTCATCACCAACGACATCTACACCGATGAGGATGCCCGATTCCTGCGCTCCGCCGGCGTGCTCGACCCCGAGCGCATCCGCGCTGTTGAGACCGGCGCCTGTCCGCACACCGCGATTCGCGATGACATCACCACCAACCTGCTCGCCGCCGAAGACCTCGAGCGGGATTTCGCGCCCCTCGACGTGGTGCTCATCGAGTCGGGCGGCGACAACCTGACAGCGACGTTCTCGCCCGCTCTGGTCGACGCGCAGATCTTCGTCCTGGATGTCGCCGGCGGCGGCGATGTCGCTCGGAAGGGCGGCCCGGGCATCGGCCGTGCCGACCTCCTCGTCGTCAACAAGACCGACCTCGCTCCCTATGTCGACGTCGACGTGGCGCAGATGGTGGCGGATGCCCAAGCGGCACGGGACGGGCGCGCAGTGCTGGCGCTATCGCGGCACGACGCCTCCTCGGTCGCGGCACTGCGCGCATGGGTTATCACGATCCTCGCGAGTCACCGGGCCGGCACCCACATCGCGCAGGACCCCGGCCCGATGGCCCCGCACTTCCACGCCGATGACGAGCATCCGGAGGGTGGATTCATCCACTCGCACCCCGAGGATGCCGCGCACCCCTCGGACCACCACCACTCCCGTACGCACGCCGGTGCGGGGATGAACGCGAACGAGTGA
- the urtB gene encoding urea ABC transporter permease subunit UrtB has translation MDALIPPLLNGTALGALLLLAALGLTLTFGQMGVINMAHGEFIMAGAFIAYLTQLVVSSSNISIVLALPLAFLGAGLLGLLLEIGIIQWMYRRPLDTLLVTVGVSLILQQIALQIFPSQGVPVESPGWLDGRADVLGYAWPLRQVFTIVLAAVCLAALAAWLKYTSFGRRIRATVQNRDLAETSGIATRAVDRTTFFVGSGLAGLAGVAASLIGGTNSQMGTQYIIPAFLVVVAGGVGQIKGTVIAAWAVGIALSFFADWTTGSMAQVLAFVLVVIFLQFRPQGLFTVRTRGLT, from the coding sequence GTGGATGCACTCATACCGCCGCTGTTGAACGGCACCGCGCTGGGTGCGCTGCTGCTGCTCGCAGCGCTCGGGCTCACCCTCACCTTCGGCCAAATGGGGGTGATCAACATGGCGCACGGCGAGTTCATCATGGCCGGCGCCTTCATCGCCTACCTGACCCAGCTGGTCGTCAGCTCCAGCAACATCTCGATCGTGCTGGCGCTGCCGCTGGCCTTCCTGGGCGCGGGCCTCCTCGGCCTCCTCCTTGAGATCGGCATCATCCAGTGGATGTACCGACGGCCACTGGACACCCTCCTCGTCACCGTCGGGGTGAGCCTGATCCTGCAGCAGATCGCGTTGCAGATCTTCCCCTCCCAGGGCGTCCCCGTGGAGAGTCCCGGCTGGCTGGATGGGCGGGCGGATGTCCTCGGCTATGCGTGGCCGCTTCGCCAGGTGTTCACGATCGTGCTCGCTGCGGTCTGCCTGGCCGCCCTGGCGGCGTGGCTCAAGTACACGTCGTTCGGTCGCCGGATCAGGGCGACGGTCCAGAACCGGGACCTCGCCGAGACCAGCGGCATCGCCACGCGGGCGGTCGACCGCACCACCTTCTTCGTCGGATCCGGCCTGGCCGGGCTCGCCGGCGTCGCCGCATCCCTGATCGGCGGCACGAACTCTCAAATGGGCACGCAGTACATCATCCCGGCGTTCCTCGTCGTGGTCGCCGGCGGAGTCGGACAGATCAAGGGCACCGTGATCGCCGCGTGGGCCGTTGGCATCGCGTTGTCGTTCTTCGCCGATTGGACGACCGGAAGCATGGCACAAGTGCTCGCCTTCGTGCTCGTGGTGATCTTCCTGCAGTTCCGCCCACAGGGCCTGTTCACGGTCCGCACCCGGGGGTTGACATGA
- the urtD gene encoding urea ABC transporter ATP-binding protein UrtD, whose protein sequence is MTDSLVVTDLRVEFDGFVAVGGVSFDAHPGEVRFLIGPNGAGKTTCIDAITGLSKGSGSVKLGDQELLGTSVNRIVRLGVGRTFQTASVFEQLSVLQNLDIAAGLHRSSLSLLRARRGIEPAIESALEETGLSTERETPAGILSHGQKQWLEIGMMLVQEPRALLLDEPVAGMSQDERTATGELLQRIAQRRIVLVVEHDMDFMRRYASRVTVLHQGKVLSEGAVAQVQADPKVQEVYLGTAGAATTTAMLAVADTTTAAADTATQGEGA, encoded by the coding sequence ATGACTGATTCACTTGTCGTCACCGATCTGCGCGTCGAGTTCGATGGATTCGTCGCCGTCGGCGGCGTCTCCTTCGACGCGCACCCCGGCGAGGTCCGATTCCTCATCGGACCCAACGGCGCCGGCAAGACGACGTGCATCGACGCCATCACCGGCTTGTCCAAGGGCTCCGGATCGGTGAAGCTCGGCGACCAGGAGCTGCTGGGCACGTCCGTCAACAGGATCGTCCGGCTCGGAGTCGGCCGCACCTTCCAGACCGCGAGCGTGTTCGAGCAGCTCTCGGTTCTGCAGAACCTCGACATCGCGGCAGGCCTCCACCGCTCCTCGCTCTCCCTGTTGCGTGCCCGACGCGGCATCGAACCGGCAATCGAGTCGGCACTGGAGGAGACGGGACTCAGCACGGAGCGCGAGACGCCCGCAGGCATCCTGTCTCACGGCCAGAAGCAGTGGTTGGAGATCGGGATGATGCTCGTGCAGGAGCCCCGCGCGTTGCTGCTCGACGAACCCGTCGCCGGGATGAGTCAGGACGAGAGAACCGCGACAGGCGAGCTGCTGCAGCGTATCGCCCAACGCCGCATCGTGCTGGTCGTCGAGCACGACATGGATTTCATGCGCCGTTACGCGTCGCGTGTCACGGTGTTGCACCAGGGCAAGGTGCTCTCGGAGGGCGCGGTGGCGCAGGTGCAGGCCGACCCGAAGGTGCAGGAGGTCTACCTCGGCACCGCCGGGGCCGCGACCACGACCGCCATGCTGGCCGTGGCCGACACGACGACCGCGGCGGCGGATACCGCTACGCAAGGGGAGGGGGCCTGA
- a CDS encoding urease subunit alpha, producing MLWVDRSRYAAIYGPTVGDQVRLGDTDLWIEIERDLTVGGEEAVFGGGKSIRESMAQATTTRADGALDTVITNAIILDWWGIIRADIGIRDGRIVGIGHAGNPDISDGIDMIIGPSTDVISGEGRIVTAGAIDAHVHLLSPSQIHEALASGITTIVGGGTGPSEGSKATTVTPGAWHLSAMHRALDPLPVNILLLGKGNTVSMAALKEQALAGAAGYKVHEDWGSSPAAIDASLRAAEDWGLQVALHSDSLNEAGFVESTIAAIGGRSIHAFHVEGAGGGHAPDILSIAGLPNVIPGSTNPTLPHTVNTVAEHLDMLMVCHHLNPAVPEDLAFAESRIRATTIAAEDILHDIGALSVTSSDAQAMGRIGEVVTRTWQVAHVMKHRRGPLGGGMPADNERARRYVAKYTINPAIAHGIAYDVGSIEVGRLADLAVWDPKFFGVRPAVVIKGGAIAWAALGDPNASIPTPQPVMMRPSFGDTIGADLSVTYVSPTALEADLADTLGLRRRLAAVEPTRHIGKADMKNNDVLPSIRIRPDTFEIAIDGEDVQPAPAASLPLAQLYNLF from the coding sequence ATGCTCTGGGTTGACCGATCACGATACGCGGCGATCTACGGGCCGACGGTAGGAGACCAGGTGCGGCTGGGCGACACCGATCTGTGGATCGAGATCGAGCGCGACCTCACCGTCGGCGGCGAGGAGGCTGTCTTCGGAGGCGGCAAGTCGATCCGCGAGTCCATGGCGCAGGCGACGACGACGCGAGCGGATGGCGCCCTCGACACCGTCATCACGAACGCGATCATCCTGGACTGGTGGGGCATCATCCGCGCCGATATCGGCATCCGAGATGGTCGCATCGTCGGGATCGGCCACGCGGGCAATCCCGACATCAGCGACGGCATCGACATGATCATCGGGCCGTCCACGGATGTCATCTCCGGTGAGGGACGCATCGTCACCGCGGGCGCCATCGACGCGCACGTCCATCTGCTCTCGCCCTCGCAGATCCACGAGGCCCTTGCCAGTGGGATCACGACGATCGTGGGCGGGGGCACGGGGCCCTCGGAGGGCTCCAAGGCGACGACGGTCACCCCTGGGGCGTGGCATCTGTCAGCCATGCACCGTGCGCTCGATCCCCTGCCCGTCAACATCCTGCTGCTCGGCAAGGGCAATACGGTGTCGATGGCCGCACTGAAGGAGCAGGCGCTCGCGGGCGCCGCCGGCTACAAGGTGCACGAGGACTGGGGCTCCTCCCCCGCCGCGATCGACGCATCATTGCGCGCGGCCGAGGACTGGGGCCTGCAGGTCGCGCTGCACTCGGACTCGCTGAACGAGGCGGGATTCGTCGAGTCCACGATCGCGGCGATCGGCGGCCGATCGATCCACGCGTTCCACGTCGAAGGCGCCGGCGGCGGTCACGCCCCCGACATCCTCTCGATCGCAGGGCTGCCCAACGTGATCCCCGGTTCCACGAACCCGACGCTCCCTCACACCGTCAACACGGTCGCCGAGCACCTCGACATGCTGATGGTCTGCCATCACCTCAACCCGGCGGTGCCGGAGGACCTCGCGTTCGCCGAGTCGCGCATCCGTGCCACCACGATCGCCGCGGAAGACATCCTTCACGACATCGGAGCCCTGTCGGTGACCTCGTCCGACGCGCAGGCGATGGGCAGGATCGGCGAAGTGGTCACACGTACCTGGCAGGTCGCGCACGTCATGAAACACCGACGCGGCCCGTTGGGCGGCGGGATGCCGGCAGACAACGAGCGCGCGCGTCGCTATGTCGCGAAATACACGATCAACCCCGCGATTGCTCACGGGATCGCGTACGACGTGGGGTCGATCGAGGTCGGCAGGCTCGCCGACCTAGCGGTGTGGGACCCGAAATTCTTCGGCGTCCGCCCGGCCGTCGTCATCAAGGGTGGCGCGATCGCGTGGGCCGCGCTCGGCGACCCGAACGCCTCCATCCCGACGCCCCAACCCGTGATGATGCGACCGTCCTTCGGCGATACGATCGGGGCAGACCTGTCCGTGACGTACGTCTCGCCCACGGCGCTCGAGGCGGATCTCGCCGACACGCTCGGTCTGCGCCGCCGGCTCGCTGCGGTCGAGCCCACGCGTCATATCGGCAAGGCCGACATGAAGAACAACGACGTTCTGCCGTCGATCCGCATTCGTCCCGACACGTTCGAGATCGCGATCGACGGTGAAGACGTGCAGCCGGCGCCCGCGGCATCCCTTCCCCTCGCCCAGTTGTACAACCTGTTCTGA
- the urtC gene encoding urea ABC transporter permease subunit UrtC yields the protein MFAVLLLVVAPAVLSMHWINNLGKYCCWAIAAVGIGLAWGRGGMLVLGQGVFFGLGAYAMAMHLTLETAGPGRLPVFMILYDPSAPLPAFWEPFRSDTFTLMAIVLLPVIVASILGYALFKRRVKGAYFAILTQALAVALAVLISSTIRETGGDTGLSDFKYFFGFVLDDDANKIMVFMIAATLLIVCLLVVWQLNRSRFGELLIATRDAEERVRFLGYDPANIKLVAFVVAAVMASIAGAMFVPIVGIITPAEIGASASILMIAGVALGGRASLFGPALGAMAIGWGQSSLGSSWPSGWIYILGLVFILVTLFLPMGLSSLFGRAKGLVWRSRRTPTAPAAASAPVLEEVNK from the coding sequence GTGTTCGCCGTGCTGCTCCTGGTCGTCGCCCCCGCGGTGCTCTCGATGCATTGGATCAACAACCTCGGCAAGTATTGCTGCTGGGCGATCGCGGCGGTGGGGATCGGCCTGGCCTGGGGCCGAGGTGGGATGCTGGTCTTGGGTCAGGGAGTCTTCTTCGGGCTCGGTGCCTACGCCATGGCGATGCACCTCACGTTGGAGACCGCGGGCCCCGGCCGCCTGCCGGTCTTCATGATCCTGTACGACCCGTCGGCGCCGCTTCCGGCATTCTGGGAGCCGTTCCGCAGTGACACGTTCACCCTCATGGCCATCGTGCTGCTCCCGGTGATCGTGGCGTCGATCCTCGGCTACGCGCTGTTCAAACGCCGGGTCAAAGGGGCGTACTTCGCAATCCTGACCCAGGCGCTCGCCGTGGCGCTGGCCGTCCTGATCAGTTCGACGATCCGGGAGACCGGTGGGGACACGGGGCTCAGTGACTTCAAGTACTTCTTCGGATTCGTCCTCGACGACGACGCGAACAAGATCATGGTCTTCATGATCGCGGCCACGCTGCTCATCGTGTGCCTCCTGGTGGTGTGGCAGCTCAACCGCAGCCGCTTCGGCGAACTGCTGATCGCGACGCGGGATGCGGAGGAGCGCGTTCGGTTCCTCGGCTATGACCCCGCCAACATCAAGCTGGTCGCCTTCGTGGTCGCCGCCGTGATGGCCAGCATCGCAGGGGCCATGTTCGTCCCCATCGTCGGCATCATCACACCGGCGGAGATCGGCGCCTCCGCCTCGATCCTGATGATCGCCGGTGTGGCGCTCGGTGGCCGCGCCTCGCTGTTCGGCCCGGCTCTCGGAGCGATGGCGATCGGATGGGGTCAGTCGAGCCTCGGTTCCAGCTGGCCCAGTGGGTGGATCTACATCCTGGGCCTGGTCTTCATCCTGGTGACTCTGTTCCTCCCGATGGGATTGTCCTCGCTGTTCGGCAGGGCGAAAGGCCTGGTTTGGCGCTCACGCCGCACCCCAACCGCGCCCGCCGCCGCGTCGGCACCTGTGCTCGAGGAGGTGAACAAGTGA
- a CDS encoding ATP-binding cassette domain-containing protein, whose amino-acid sequence MLELNDIQAGYGRTLVLHGVTLPSSDKVVAVLGHNGAGKSTLLRVAIGLVKPRSGHVIFDGEDVTSLSPNKRVARGMAYVPQGQQSFSQLTTMENLQLVADGRKLGKALIEQQLSRFPALEKFATRKAGLLSGGQRQQLAIARALITEPKMLILDEPTEGIQPTIVAEIEHTVMQLAREGLSVLLVEQHIGFALEAADKYLVLASGFASRTGDGGAAAAQGVRAAMAI is encoded by the coding sequence GTGCTCGAGCTGAACGACATCCAGGCCGGCTACGGCCGCACGCTCGTGCTGCATGGCGTGACGCTGCCCAGCTCCGACAAGGTGGTCGCCGTGCTCGGCCACAACGGCGCCGGAAAGTCGACGCTGCTGCGCGTCGCGATCGGACTCGTCAAGCCGCGCAGCGGTCATGTGATCTTCGACGGCGAGGACGTCACGTCGTTGTCACCCAACAAGCGCGTCGCGCGCGGCATGGCATACGTGCCGCAGGGCCAGCAGTCGTTCTCTCAGCTGACCACGATGGAGAACCTGCAGCTCGTCGCCGACGGCCGCAAGCTCGGCAAGGCGCTCATCGAGCAGCAGCTTTCGCGCTTCCCCGCCCTGGAGAAGTTCGCCACTCGCAAGGCCGGTCTGCTCTCGGGCGGCCAGCGTCAGCAGCTCGCAATCGCCCGGGCGCTCATCACCGAGCCGAAGATGCTCATCCTCGACGAGCCGACCGAGGGCATTCAGCCGACGATCGTCGCTGAGATCGAACACACGGTGATGCAGCTCGCGCGCGAGGGCCTTTCCGTGCTGCTCGTCGAGCAGCACATCGGCTTCGCGCTGGAGGCCGCGGACAAGTACCTCGTGCTCGCGAGCGGCTTCGCGTCGAGGACCGGCGACGGCGGAGCAGCCGCGGCCCAAGGCGTGCGTGCAGCAATGGCGATCTAG
- a CDS encoding HoxN/HupN/NixA family nickel/cobalt transporter, translated as MTALSEDRTPTRIRRNTIGVISLIVLLHVLGWGVLVLLVIPARIPLGGGGGTLVTLGVGLTAYALGVRHAFDADHIAAIDNTTRRLAERGKPANTVGFWFSLGHSTIVVVLCILLTLGITAIGSSLADDSSALRTWTGVIGPTVSGVFLVVIAAINIASLRRGHGHAGGPVLRMLGPFEKAVDRPSRMYLVGLLFGLGFDTATEIGLLALAGAATLVAVPWWAALTLPILFAAGMSAFDTTQGAVMRRAYTWQPGRRHLGEVYAIAMTGLSVVAAVLIAIVQLANVLVANLGLGGPLPWLASVGIDDLGFVLTALLLVTWAAVLFVTRRPRTRTS; from the coding sequence TTGACGGCACTCTCTGAAGACCGAACCCCGACACGCATCCGGCGGAACACGATCGGGGTCATCTCGCTGATCGTGCTTCTGCACGTGCTGGGCTGGGGTGTCCTCGTCCTCCTCGTGATCCCGGCCCGCATCCCGCTCGGCGGCGGTGGCGGCACGCTCGTGACGCTCGGTGTCGGGCTCACTGCCTACGCCTTGGGGGTGCGCCACGCATTCGACGCCGACCACATCGCCGCGATCGACAACACCACCCGCCGGCTCGCCGAACGCGGCAAGCCCGCCAATACGGTCGGCTTCTGGTTCTCACTCGGTCACTCGACGATCGTCGTCGTACTCTGCATCCTGTTGACCCTCGGGATCACGGCGATCGGCTCATCACTCGCCGATGACTCCTCCGCCCTTCGCACCTGGACAGGGGTCATCGGCCCCACCGTCTCGGGCGTCTTCCTCGTCGTGATCGCCGCGATCAACATCGCGTCACTGCGCCGCGGCCACGGGCACGCCGGCGGGCCGGTGCTCCGGATGCTCGGGCCCTTCGAGAAAGCGGTGGATCGCCCTTCCCGGATGTACCTCGTCGGACTGCTGTTCGGCCTCGGCTTCGATACCGCTACCGAGATCGGGCTGCTCGCGCTGGCAGGTGCCGCCACGCTGGTGGCCGTGCCATGGTGGGCAGCGCTCACACTGCCGATTCTGTTCGCCGCCGGGATGAGCGCCTTCGACACCACCCAGGGCGCGGTAATGCGTCGCGCCTATACCTGGCAGCCCGGTCGTCGCCACCTCGGTGAGGTGTACGCCATCGCAATGACCGGGCTCTCCGTCGTCGCCGCAGTACTGATCGCGATCGTCCAGCTCGCGAACGTGCTCGTCGCGAATCTCGGCCTCGGCGGCCCCCTCCCTTGGTTGGCATCGGTCGGGATCGATGACCTCGGGTTCGTGCTGACGGCACTGCTCCTGGTCACATGGGCAGCCGTGTTGTTTGTCACCCGACGGCCGCGGACGCGTACCAGTTGA